Genomic window (Streptomyces yatensis):
CGCGTACGCGGAGGTCACCCGGTAGGACGAACCGATATGGCCGTAGGTTGCCTCCCTTTTGAGGAAGTTCTGTTGAAAGGGCGGATGGGTCGGGCCAGTTGGGAAAGGATGCAGGGTCGGTCAGGTTCCGTCCGGTGCCCGGGGTGCTCGCGGTCCCCGGAGAAGAAGTGGAAGAGTCGACGTATGCAGGTCTGGCCGGGGCAGGCTTACCCCCTTGGCGCCACGTACGACGGCGCCGGAACCAACTTCGCGGTGTTCTCCGAGGCCGCCGTCCGTATCGAGCTGTGCCTCCTGCACGACGACGGCTCGGAGACGGCGGTCGAGCTGCGGGAGTCCGACGCGTTCGTACGCCACGCCTATCTGCCGGGGATCATGCCGGGGCAGCGCTACGGCTTCCGGGCCCACGGCCCGTACGAGCCGGAGGCCGGCCACCGCTGCAATTCCGCCAAGCTGCTGCTGGATCCGTACGCCAAGGCGCTCAGCGGGCGGATCGACTGGGGCGAGGAGGTCTACGGCTACCACTTCGGGCGGCCCGACAAGCGCAATGACCTCGACTCCGCCCCGCACACCATGGCGTCCGTCGTGGTCAATCCGTACTTCGACTGGGGGGACGACCGCCCGCCGCGCACCGACTACCACCGCACGGTCATCTACGAGGCCCACGTCAAGGGGCTGACCATGCGCCACCCCCGGCTGCCCGAGGAGCTGCGCGGGACGTACGCGGCGCTGGCCCATCCGGCGATCATCGAACATCTGACGGAGCTGGGCGTCACCACGCTGGAACTGATGCCGGTGCACCAGTTCGTCCACGACCACCGGCTGGCCGACGCGGGCCTTGCCAACTACTGGGGCTACAACACCATCGGCTTCTTCGCCCCGCACAACGCCTACGCCTCCTGGGGTGACCGGGGCCAGCAGGTGCTGGAGTTCAAATCGGCCGTCCGGGCGCTGCACCAGGCGGGCATCGAGGTCATCCTGGACGTGGTCTACAACCACACGGCCGAGGGCAACCACCTGGGCCCCACGCTCTCCTTCCGGGGCCTGGACAACGCCTCGTACTACCGGCTGACCGAGGACCGCCGGTACTACATGGACACCACCGGCACCGGGAACTCCCTGCTGATGCGCTCCCCGCACGTACTGCAGCTGATCATGGACTCGCTGCGCTACTGGGTGACCGAGATGCATGTGGACGGCTTCCGCTTCGATCTGGCGGCGACGCTGGCCCGGCAGTTCCACGAGGTGGACCGGCTCTCCTCGTTCTTCGACCTGGTCCAGCAGGATCCGGTGGTGAGCCAGGTGAAGCTGATCGCCGAGCCCTGGGACGTCGGCGAGGGCGGCTACCAGGTCGGCAACTTCCCACCCCTGTGGACCGAATGGAACGGCAAGTTCCGGGACACCGTGCGGGATCTGTGGCGCGGCGAGCCGAGGACACTCGCCGAGTTCGCCTCCCGGCTGACCGGCTCCTCCGACCTCTACCAGGGCGACGGGCGGCGCCCGCTGGCCTCGGTCAACTTCGTCACCTGCCATGACGGCTTCACCCTGCGCGACCTGGTGAGCTACGACGAGAAGCACAACGAGGCCAACGGCGAGTCCAACCAGGACGGCGAGAGCTACAACCGCTCCTGGAACTGCGGGGTCGAGGGCGAGACCGACGACCCGGCGGTGCGGACGCTGCGCGAGCGCCAGATGCGCAACTTCGTCGCGACCCTGATGCTCTCCCAGGGCGTGCCGATGCTCAGCCACGGCGATGAGTTCGGGCGCACCCAGGGCGGCAACAACAACGCGTACTGCCAGGACAACGAGGTCTCCTGGGTGCGGTGGCCGGATCACGTCAAGGGGCAGGACGGCGAGTGGGAGGACCGCTCGGCGCTGGAACTGCTGCGCTTCACCCGCTCGCTGGTGTGGCTGCGCCGCGACCATCCGGTCTTCCGGCGCCGCCGCTTCTTCCACGGACGGCCGGTGGAGGGCACCCATGACGAGCTGTCCGACATCGCCTGGTTCACCCATGAGGGCGAGGAGATGATCCCGCGCGACTGGCAGGCGGCGCATGCCAAGTCCCTCGCGGTCTTCCTCAACGGCAGCGCGATCTCCGAACCGGGGGTGCGCGGTGAGCGGATCACCGATGACTCGTTCCTGCTGCTGTTCAACGCCCACCATGAGCCGCTGGACTTCGTCGTCCCCATCGACCACGGCAAGCAGTGGCAGGTCATCGTGGACACGGCGGTGCCGGCGGGCGTGGAGCCGGGCAGCGGGACGAAGGTGGCGGCGGGCGATGTGCTGACCCTGGTGGACCGC
Coding sequences:
- the glgX gene encoding glycogen debranching protein GlgX gives rise to the protein MQVWPGQAYPLGATYDGAGTNFAVFSEAAVRIELCLLHDDGSETAVELRESDAFVRHAYLPGIMPGQRYGFRAHGPYEPEAGHRCNSAKLLLDPYAKALSGRIDWGEEVYGYHFGRPDKRNDLDSAPHTMASVVVNPYFDWGDDRPPRTDYHRTVIYEAHVKGLTMRHPRLPEELRGTYAALAHPAIIEHLTELGVTTLELMPVHQFVHDHRLADAGLANYWGYNTIGFFAPHNAYASWGDRGQQVLEFKSAVRALHQAGIEVILDVVYNHTAEGNHLGPTLSFRGLDNASYYRLTEDRRYYMDTTGTGNSLLMRSPHVLQLIMDSLRYWVTEMHVDGFRFDLAATLARQFHEVDRLSSFFDLVQQDPVVSQVKLIAEPWDVGEGGYQVGNFPPLWTEWNGKFRDTVRDLWRGEPRTLAEFASRLTGSSDLYQGDGRRPLASVNFVTCHDGFTLRDLVSYDEKHNEANGESNQDGESYNRSWNCGVEGETDDPAVRTLRERQMRNFVATLMLSQGVPMLSHGDEFGRTQGGNNNAYCQDNEVSWVRWPDHVKGQDGEWEDRSALELLRFTRSLVWLRRDHPVFRRRRFFHGRPVEGTHDELSDIAWFTHEGEEMIPRDWQAAHAKSLAVFLNGSAISEPGVRGERITDDSFLLLFNAHHEPLDFVVPIDHGKQWQVIVDTAVPAGVEPGSGTKVAAGDVLTLVDRSLMVLQRPA